In a genomic window of Nodosilinea sp. E11:
- the atpB gene encoding F0F1 ATP synthase subunit A: MALTMLMIHPLVLAKLEVGEHLYWQIGGLKLHGQVFITSWFVIGALLLVSFLATRNIQRIPSGLQNFMEYALEFIRDLAKNQIGEKEYRPWVPFVGTLFLFIFVSNWSGALIPWKLIHLPSGELAAPTNDINTTVALALLTSLAYFYAGFSNRGLGYFAKYIEPTPILLPINILEDFTKPLSLSFRLFGNILADELVVAVLVLLVPLFVPLPVMVLGLFTSAIQALIFATLAAAYIGEAIEGHGGEEHG; the protein is encoded by the coding sequence ATGGCGCTCACTATGTTAATGATTCATCCCTTAGTCCTGGCAAAGCTAGAGGTTGGCGAGCATCTGTACTGGCAGATTGGTGGACTAAAACTCCATGGCCAGGTGTTTATCACCTCCTGGTTCGTCATTGGCGCGCTGCTGCTGGTGTCTTTTTTGGCCACTCGCAACATCCAGCGCATACCTTCTGGTCTCCAGAACTTTATGGAATACGCTCTGGAGTTCATTCGCGACCTGGCTAAAAACCAGATTGGTGAAAAAGAGTACCGACCCTGGGTTCCTTTTGTGGGCACCTTGTTCCTCTTTATCTTTGTCTCCAACTGGTCCGGGGCACTGATTCCGTGGAAGCTAATTCACCTACCTTCCGGTGAGTTGGCGGCTCCTACCAATGACATCAATACCACCGTAGCGCTGGCGTTGCTGACGTCCTTAGCCTACTTCTACGCTGGCTTTAGCAATCGCGGTTTGGGATACTTTGCTAAATACATCGAACCCACTCCGATCTTGCTACCCATCAACATTTTGGAAGATTTCACCAAGCCCCTCTCCCTCAGTTTCCGTCTGTTTGGAAACATCCTTGCCGATGAGCTGGTGGTCGCTGTACTGGTCTTGCTGGTGCCTCTCTTCGTGCCGCTCCCAGTAATGGTCTTGGGTTTGTTTACCAGTGCTATCCAGGCGCTGATCTTTGCAACCCTAG